From the genome of Saccharomyces kudriavzevii IFO 1802 strain IFO1802 genome assembly, chromosome: 16:
CATTCGATATTTCGAAACTTACAAGAAGTGAAATTCAACAATTACGGGAACTGAAGAGAGCAAGGGAAAGGAAATATAAGGACCGCACCGTTGCATTTTATTTCAGCAGTGTAGCAATACTTTTCTTAGGTTTGGCGTATGCTGCTGTACCGCTGTATAGGGCCATTTGTGCGCGTACTGGGTTTGGTGGTATTCCCATAACGGATAGAAGGAAATTCACTGATGATAAATTGATTCCTGTGGATACCGAGAAGAGAATTCGTATCTCGTTCACCAGTGAAGTGTCGCAAATTTTGCCCTGGAAATTCGTTCCTCAGCAACGTGAGGTTTTCGTTTTGCCTGGTGAAACAGCTCTAGCTTTTTATAAGGCTAAGAATTACAGTGACAAAGATATTATTGGTATGGCTACCTATAGTATAGCGCCTGGTGAAGCGGCCCAGTACTTCAATAAAATCCAATGTTTTTGCTTCGAGGAACAAAAATTAGCGGCTGGTGAAGAGATAGATATGCccgttttcttcttcattgatCCCGATTTTGCTAGCGATCCAGCCATGAGAAATATCGATGATATTATACTACATTATACATTCTTCAAAGCACATTATGGCGATGGGACAGCTGTAAGTGACTCTAAAAAGGAGCCTGAGATGACTTCGGACGAAAAAGCGGCATCGCTAGTTAATGCTGCCATTCTTTCTCCAGAAGTCATAAACGCAAGGAAAGATAAGCCAAATTAACTGTAAATACAAAAGTATGCAAtgtaaatatttattattatgttcTGGAAGTAGATAAAATGTCATGATATTAAATTAAGTCATTCtgaatatacatatactTTGGCACTGTAACTTCTTCAGAAGAAAACAGGCCTTTACTTTTGCAATCACAGAAATGGAGACGCTCTCTGTACCGATACATGTACCATTTGTTTTTGGACGGCTCTTTACATCCAGACATCTGAGAACACCCATACAACAAAACGGGTTTGAGAAgtaatttgtttttctgaATTTCGGTACCTTCGACGGTATAAGCCATTCGGAAATTCCCGGAACTTTCATTTGGCATCGCAAACCTTGCAAGattattctgaaaaaaataattaaaTAGAGAAGCCATAGACCTTACTAGGGTGGTGTATTTCGGAAACCTTTTTTTAAACTAGCTGATTTattactttcaaaaacaaaagataCCGTCACAAATCTCAGCAACAATGGTTTTCCAAAAAGACGCTAAGTCCTCTGCTTACTCCTCTCGTTTCCAAACTCctttcagaagaagaagagaaggtAAGACTGATTACTACCAAAGAAAGAGATTGGTCACCCAACACAAGGCCAAGTACAACACTCCAAAGTACAGATTAGTTGTCAGATTCACCAACAAGGACATTATCTGTCAGATCATCTCTTCTACCATCACTGGTGACATTGTCTTAGCTGCCGCTTACTCCCATGAACTACCAAGATACGGTATTACCCATGGTTTGACTAACTGGGCTGCTGCTTACGCTACTGGTTTGTTGATCGCCAGAAGAGCCTTGCAAAAGTTGGGTTTGGACGAAACTTACAAGGgtgttgaagaagttgaaggTGAATATGAATTGACCGAAGCTGTCGAAGATGGTCCACGTCCATTTAAGGTCTTCTTGGACATTGGTTTGCAAAGAACCACCACTGGTGCTAGAGTTTTTGGTGCTCTAAAGGGTGCTTCTGATGGTGGTTTGTACGTTCCTCACTCTGAAAACAGATTCCCAGGTTGGGACTTcgaaagtgaagaaatcGACCCAGAATTATTGAGATCTTACATCTTCGGTGGTCACGTTTCCCAATACATGGAAGAATTGgccgatgatgatgaagaaagattCTCTGAATTATTCAAGGGTTACTTGGCTGACGACATTGATGCCGACTCTTTGGAAGACATTTACACATCTGCTCACGAAGCCATCAGAGCTGACCCAGCTTTCAAGCCaactgaaaagaaattcacCAAGGAACAATATGCTGCTGAATCCAAGAAGTTCAGACAAACCAAGTTGTCCAGGGAAGAAAGAGTTGCTCGTGTTGCTGCCAAGATCGCTGCTTTGGCCGGTCAATAAATTATGGatatataatatcattttAAGATATTCCAAATAAGTTTATCTTAATATATAACCtttatatacatttttAGTTGTCAACTCATCTAGATTATCTACTTACTAATATATCTCGCCGTGGAATTTCCTAcggccttttttttttttcaccattgTGACAGAAGGAACTCGAAGAAATTAACAAAAAACAGAAAgtaaataatgaaagaaaaccacaaaaagagaataatTTTATAAAAGCTGTCAGCTTCTTCGGTGTCTTGTTTCTTCATGTAGCGAACCTTCAGATTCTTTTTAACTACtattttttggccaaaatGATATCATAAAATTTACATTACCAGCTATAAAAGGTCaaacaataatatcaatgaGGAAGCAAATACTATTGGTTGCAGCTCAAAGCATTCTATGTTCCACTGTTTTTGGTGAACGAACCAACGCAGGGCTTTCCACCGAAGAATTAGGGGGTGATTCGATTCTATATTTTAACGAAGAGCCTATCGTTGTAGAAATCGACAAGAATTCGATAGACAAGAAGGCTCTGGAACATTTGGCAAACACGAGAAATGTTGTTCTTACTGATTTACCAGAAACTCTTGAGTTTATAGATGTCAATGAATATgcaaaaatcaaagcaaAATCGGATATGCTACTCGAATATATCAATGAATacgaatttgatgactttGAAGGAAGTTCCGAGGGCGGCCttgatgaggaagaagaagaggacTTAATTTATGACTTTAATGTTCAAGCAAAGGACACGGATAAGTTTAACAAAAATGTTTATGAAGCTGTTatagaaaaagatattGTTGACGTTTACGATAATAATCTCACTAATTCGACGACAATAGAGTCATCTACTACTATTGATGCCTACAAGACGTTCCACTCTTACGTCGCTTCTTCTACTCCTTATTCGAATGTTTCAATATCAGATGAAGATTACGATAATGCAGGCGCCTATTTGACACCAACAACAGTGGCTTTGGCAGTAATGCTAACCATCTTATTATTTATACAGACCTACTAAATAGGTTGCTTCTATTTAAATAGGGAATCATTTTTGCtagtatttttctttcatttaCTGTCACCTATTAAAAATCATTCAAGACGacaaagttttttttggcgaACCACTGACAAAAACAACTGAAATTTAGACATGTTGTAATACTACACGTCAAGGCCATGGTGctttaaaagaaaaatgtgCAGACAATATATTTGTTCTTAATCGCCGCGGAACCGACAAATATTAAATCTTTTATCATGGTAGCAGTATGTccatcaatttttcttttaatttacCAACCTTctcctcttttttcctaacaaaaataaaatactAACTTCCGAAtttatcttcattatttaaTATCCAACAGACAGTAAAAAGAACTATCCGCATAAAGACCCAACAACATATCCTACCAGACGTTCCACCAGTAGAGAATTTCCCTGTTCGCCAATGGAGTATAGAGATAGTATTATtagatgaagaaggtaaAGAAATTCCAGCGACAATTTTCGATAAAGTTGTTTACCATCTGCACCCAACTTTCGCTAATCCTAATAGAACGCTTACTGATCCACCGTTCAGGATTGAGGAACAAGGATGGGGCGGTTTTCCATTAGATATAAGCGTTTTCTTGTTAGAGAAAGCAGGTGAACGTAAAATACCACATGatttaaattttcttcaagagaGTTATGAGGTTGAACATGTCATTCAAGTTCCTCTCAATAAACCACTTTTAAGCGAAGAACTTGCGAAAAGTGGGTctgttgaagaaacaaCAGCCAATGCAAACACTGCtgggaaaagaaaaaccaCTACAAGTACAAACACCGAACCAAAGGCGAAGAGGGCTAAGACTGGCAGTGCATCCACCGTGAAGGGCAGTGTGGACTTAGAGAAATTAGCATTCGGATTGACTAAGctaaatgaagatgactTGGTTGGCGTTGTTCAAATGGTTACTGACAACAAGACACCTGAAATGAATGTGACGAATaatgttgaagaaggtgaatTTATAATTGATTTGTATAGTTTACCTGAAGgattattgaaaagtttatgGGATTACGTCAAGAAAAACACTGAGTAAAAGAAGCAGAGACATTCTCAAAACAATAGTGTGCGCGCTTTTATATTtgtataaataaaatagactgattttttttgtctcaCATAATTCGTTTTCTAGAAACTGCcaaaaaataccaaaaacaaatattATTACAACACATTTACCTTGGATCTTATATAATTATACAACAATTCCTAATTTTCAAGAgaagagaaacaaaaatatacatacataaGTGTaacagaaaaggaaaagaaacgaaaaaaaaaaaaaaagtatagCAGGATAAGCAACCAGCTGAAAGAATGGCAAAACTAGTAGCTAGGAAAATCAAATATATTAGGTTAGAGATCCATTAGTGTATGTTCATGGGAAAgtatttgatgaatttgaaaacgGTCGCGGTTAGACGTGTTACATTCCATCTTCTAAATGGGGGTCAAATCCGGTGTTGTCGGAAGTGCTGCTACCAAAAAGCCCATTAGAAGGCATATTATCGTTATTTTGGGCATGAGAATTGTCCTGGTGAGCTTGAGCGCCATCGTGAGTAGTAGATGCACCCGATGAGGGACGTTGGGATAAGTTCGGTTCCATAATAGTAGACGAATTTGGGGATTGggaaaatttcttcttcgctTTATAGATTTTTTCCAGATTACCTGTCACTTTTATTAAATACTCGGGCAACGGTTTACCGCTCTTTAAGTATTGTAGTTTCCAATTACGGGCTTTGTCCTTCAACTGAACCTGTGTtctgttcttcaaattctcaGTAATTTTACCACCGGGACCGTATAAATCGAGGATCTTGGACCATGATGGACCAACTTCTTTGAGACCTTCTACGAGtgcttcctcttcctctttggACCAAGTTCGCTTTGCCTTTGGTTTCCTTAAGCCGATACTGCCATTATTGTTGCTGCCATTACCATTGTTATGAGCGGAGTTGGGACCAGAACCGCTATTGCTCATCGAGGCCGCAACAGCGGCATCCACAATAGACTGAGTGATGGcaggattttttgaaggcGCATCTGTTGAGGATGCTTGACTGTCATAGTGGCTCGGGCGGGcagatgacaaaaatgcAGACGCGTTATTGGGCTGGCTTTGGTCATCCATAAAGTCTAGAGTCCTGGTCCCGGTGGAGAAGAGCACTTGAGGATCAAACTCATTGGCATCGTAGTCGTATAATGGTGATTTGCCACGACCCTTTCTTCCCCATATAATGAGACCCATATTCTTATTACAATAATCTAGCAATTCTCTGATAAATTGAGCCCATTCGTAGCTTTGGGTCAAAGAGTTGAAATCTTGAACGATCTTCAGATTTTCCCTACGACGATCACATCTTTCGACAAAGTCCTTTTCTGACGGAGTTAAAAGCGCAACGTCCCCTGAATCACCCGTTCTTCTTTGCACGAGAATATCGGCCAGATTGGATGGGAAGATCAAGTCCAGTAgctcttgttttttcaCCAAAGAGATCTCGTTCGTCTCGTCCTGGAACTCTTTCAGGCCGGCAATATAGGCCTGTGTTTTCAGATCGAGATATAGGATAGCTTGCGACTTTAAAAATTTCCCGCTTTGCTCCAGGGAATTGTTTCCCACAGTATTTGTGTTCGGACAGAAAATATCGAGGAATATCGACTGCAGCAATTCGAACCCGTAGTTAAGACAATTCAGCGATGTCAATAGAAATATCAGCAGATTGGCCTTTCTTATGGCGGTAATGATGAAGGCTTCGTGGCCTCTTAGTATAAGAGGAGGAGGGGAATTGGGGAACCACAGACCGGGCGCCACGTCATGAACTGACAGCAGGGGAGATCTCGTGTGGTAGATCATTCTGATCTGCTTAAAAAGTTTGACTAgtgtttgaaaaatttctgtCTCGCCTGAGCTCAGAAAGGCTGTCTGGTCGGTCAAGACTGCTATAATATTGGGGGAGTTGGCGTTCAGGATGAGAAACCTCAGCAGCTGGGTGGAGATGTTGTCCAAAAGACATAGAGAGCATATAGTCAGCCTAGTTCTTGCGGGTAGACTTTGAATGATGTCATTAAAGCGGTTCATGCTTTCGTTGTTATTAGGCAGTTGCGAATCCATggcgaagaagaaaagaaataaagaagaCCAAACTGATATTAGACGCTGCCAATCGCTGAAGGGACAACCGCGATTTTAGATATCAACGAGTTAACTTGCGTAAACGTCAACACTGTAATGACtgtttattgttattatgtTTACAAGAAAGGGCAAAAGCAGCGGAAAATTAGCCAAAATCAGGTCACGTCGGGCTTCTGCGGGAAGGGGAGAAATGCATTAGGGCATGATGCATAATCGTAGGGTACAGCGATATTATGAGCCGGGAATAAATAGGTCGCTGGTCAATGCGTCTCTAGGGTTGTTTTCTGCACTGAAACTATAATAACAATTAATTTTACACCTTACTATGTATAAGGGGAGAAGAGAAGTACATAAGTACATATATAGTATAGGATTGTGAAAGAATagaatttgaataaaatcaTAAAGGAATTGTTTTCCAGAACAATAACGAAGAGGGAGTGAAGagaacaaattttttttacattaCCGCCAATAGACACTTGAATAAAATCGAAGAGTAGAAAGTTTTCTTGGGATATTACAAACATCAATAGTGATGAGACAcgaaaataaagagaagaatgagtttattattactattattattattattttcaatacTTGGggttttgtttcttcagGTGGATAGTTTAgcctttttcttgctcaGTTTAATAACGCCGGATGGGCCCTTTGGCTGTACCAATTCACCGTTTTCAACACATTTCTTGATAGCGCTATTGAATAAGTAGTCAAAATTTGGACTGGCTTTCAATTTGGATAAGAAGGTGTCCTTGACGTACTTCTTGAGAACAATACGGCTGGAGCCCTTACCATCATTGAGTTCGGGCATGCTCTTTAGGATCATTTCCTTGTAGGTCAATGAAGAAGGCGATGATGCCTTTTTGGTGGCCACGATAGgcgatttcttcttcactaCTTTCTTTGGCGCTTGCTTCTTGGATGCGGTCTTCATTTTTGACGCTGTTGTAGTCGTgactgctgctgctgcgGCTGCTGCTGCCTTGGGCTTTGGGCTGGTAtctttccctttctttACTTCTGgagatttcttcttggccAGTTTCAAAGCTCCAGCAGGACCCTTTGGCTGTTCAAAATCGCCAACCTCAACGCCCTTCTTAATGGCATTGTTGAAGTACAAATCGAAGTTGCTAGAGGAACCGACTATTGGATAGTTCTCCTTAATGAACTTTTTGAGGGCGGGACGACTGGAACCCTTACGTTCCTTCAAAGTCGTAAGTCCTTCCATGATCAGCTCTCTGTAACTCTTGGAGGATGGTTCCTCCTTTTTTGCCGCAACCTTCTTGACAGCGGTCTTGATAATCGGCTTCTCCTTGCCTTTGCTCGTTGCGGGCTTCTTGCCCTTATTCATGGTCTTAGTGCTGGTTTTCTTGGGTGCCATCTTTTTCTGGATGTAATGCTGATTCGTATTGTCGTTATAGTTTTGCTTCTTGCTACAAGACGTTATCAGGCCTCCATAAACAACAACCTCCCCAAATCTATATCTGCTCCTCCTCTTTAAATAAAGACagataaacaaaaaactttCGCCGCTCACTTTTCCacacaaaaaaacaacaacaacagctTAAAACGCGTCGCGAAAAAGGGGAACCAAAGAGAATCAGCAAAAACCGTATACTAATCATCTTGCTATGCAGAAACATATTATTATGGACGCAAATTCTTGAAAGGGACCGTTGACACATGCTGCTGGGCCCATATCACAGCGACACCTTTAAGATCGGCACTTCTTAGAGGCCCAACGCTAAGCTGCGTGATTGTCGGGTAATGGATGCTTGGGGGTTAGGGCTAGCGGCGCCAAAAGCTTAGGGTACGTGTCAAGTGATGTGACAAAACggaagaaaacgaagaaaaattttcctttctttttcctcgcgatgagatgagatgaaatttttcaaatagaTGATTTTTGGCACAACTTACAACGTTTATTTAGGCTATTGTCGCAGGAACTACAAACACAAATCAGAACTAGAACCCGAAACCAGCATGACGCAATCCCTGGGAATCGAGCAGTATAAATTGTCGGTCGTGTCCGGTGGGAAACCCACTTTGAATAGTTTTAGTTCGGTGACCGGTAATAAGAACATCGCCCGTTTATCACACGATCAACAGAACTACGTCATCCCCTTCAATAACCAGATCAAAGTATACTCTGTCGAGACCAGGCAATGTGTTAAGACGCTGAAGTTTGCCAACAACCCCGTGCTGTCGGGAATCTTCCTGCAGGAGCAAGACGATAATGAGTCCATTGTGAAGATTCTGCTGGGCGATATAACCGCTTCACAACAAGAGAATGCTCATCTGATCACCGTATTCACCAAGAATGGTCATGTGGTTGTTCTGAACTATAAGGGGAAACTGATCGAGTCTCCCAAGCACTTCAAGATCTgcttggaaaatgaagagcTTTCCAATGTATTCCATAGCAAGGGTAACTACAGGATTTTAACCACGTTCAAGGACCCCAAGCAACAGACGCACAATTGCTTGCAGTCTGCTAGATTGTACGGGCTAACATTTGATGAAACAAAGGCGCAATTTGACTTGACTCACCAAACAGAATGGAACAACATCATATTGTCAAATACTTCCTCCAATGGCAAATTGTTGGCATACATGTGCAAAGACGCCTCAACGAAAGaccaagaacaaaaatctaTCTCAGTTGTTTCACTTTTCGACGACTCCGTAAACTTGAACTTTCCTCTCAGTTCCGTCCTTTCTTCACAAACTCAGTCTCTGTCCTCCAATACAAGATACGTTTCTAGCATGGCTGTGGACAATATGGGCGAACAATTGGCCATTGGGTTCGCCTCAGGGGTTATCAGTATTGTAAACCTGGCTGATTTGCAAATTAGATTGCTCAAATGGCACATCGACTCCGTTCTTTCGCTAGCATTCTCCCACGATGGGTCCTATTTGTTATCTGGTGGTTGGGAAAAAGTTATGAGTTTATGGCAATTGGCTACAAACTCTCAACAATTCTTACCCCGCTTGAACGGTATTATAATCGACTGCCAAGTATTGGGACCACAAGGTAACTTCTATTCTTTAATCTTACAAATGACTGAGAACACCTCGAACGCAGATTACCAATTCTTACTCTTAAGCGCTTCTGATTTAAATTCTAAGTTATCGATTAATGGTCCACTACCGGTGTTCAATAGTACCATAAAGCATATTCAGCAACCAATCTCTGCTGTCAATACTAAGAACTCTAATTCAGTTACCTCTCTTAATCACtccaagaagaaacagTTAAGAAAACTAATTAAGTCGAAAAGACAAGATTTCACCACACATGTGGAAATAAACCCAATTAACAAGAATTTATACTTCCCACACATCTCCGCTGTTCAGATTTTTGActtttacaaaaatgaGCAAATTAATTATCAATATTTGACATCAGGTGTCAATAATTCTATGGGTAAAGTTAGGTTTGAATTAAATTTACAAGACCCAATAATAACTGATTTGAAGTTTACCAGAGATGGGCAGTGGATGATTACAtatgaaattgaatatcCGCCAAACGATCTTTTGTCTTCCAAGGATTTAACCCATATCCTGAAGTTCTGGACTaaaaatgacaatgaaACAAACTGGAATTTAAAGACAAAAGTGGTAAATCCACATGGGTTGAGTGTCCCTATCACCAAAATCATGCCTTCTCCAAGATCAATCAATAATAGTCAAGGCTGTTTAACGGCAGATAACAATGGTGGGTTGAAGTATTGGTCATTCGACTCTCATGAGAGTAATTGGTgcctgaagaaaatttcattacCAAACTTCAATCACTTCAGTAATTCTGTTTCGTTGGCTTGGTCTCAAGATGGCTCACTGATATTCCATGGCTTCGACGACAAGTTGCAAATTTTAGACTTCGATACTtttaagaaatttgaatctCTAGAAAATACAAAGACAGTCAGCGAATTCACATTAGACTCAGAAATCCAGACAATCAAATTAATAAATGATACATTTCTAATCGTTGCCACCAGAACTACATTAAATGCTATTAACTTATTGCAAGGTCGGATCATAAGTAGCTTTGATCTATACCCATTTGTTAACGGTGTTTATAAAAACGGTCACCTAGATAGACTAATCACTTGTGATGAAAAAACGGGCAACATTGCATTAGTAATAAACCAACAATTAACTGATTCCGAAGGTGCGCCAACCACAGATTACAAATCTCgtattattatatttgaTTCTAACCTGTCTACTAAATTGGGTAACTTTACACATCATGAATATGTATCTTGGATCGGTTGGAATTATGATACtgatttcatatttttggACATAGAATCTACATTAGGTGTTGTCGGAACCACTGTGAATACTCAGCTATCAGATGAAGTCAATAATGAAGGTATATTGGATGGTCTGGTAAACACCACTACCGTGACATCAACATCCAACAATGATGTTTTTGCAGAGCAATTAAGTCAACTTTCATCCAGATGCAGGAAAAGCGACACCAATGATAAAAATGCCAATGGTAAcgacgaagatgaagaagacatCACTTTGGATTTCATAAACGgcgaaaagaaagataagCTGATTAATATGAATAGTTTTACAAGCATGTTTGACAATATTCAAAACGTGCAAATGGatacattttttgatcGTGTAATGAAAGTAATCACATAGTTCAATCTTCATCCATTCAATGCCAAAGTATATAGATATAGTAATAATTAACAAGTGAAAACTAAAATAAATCTGTAAAATTTACTACATCTTTTATAATATTCCAAGAAATCTCTTCGTACGATTTTTATTTAGTGGGCATCCTAAGtaaatgaataaaatatCATCTCAAAGTGAGCTCGTGATCAAAAGTTGACATTTTAACAATTGAGTAGATTAATATTCTTTAGGATTTTCTCGGTAAGTGTGGTGTTTGAGAGAAGGAGACTTTAAAAAACTGTCAACTTTCCTAGCTTTTCTCCCGCTGCCAATCGAATCAAACCTAGAAACGTGTCTGCTGCAAATGTCCACATCCCTAAACGAGTTAAACCTGATCCAAGTGCTTGAACAGGCAAGCAACCCACAACATATCAGAtctgaaattcaaaaattagCTGAACAACAACTAAAGCAATGGGAGACTCAGGCGGGATTCCACTATTTATTGCAATCGATATATCTCAATCTATCAAATTCCTTACAGATTAGATGGTTGGCTGTAATTCAATTTAAGAACGGTGTAGATAAATATTGGAGATCCACTAGGATTAATGCTATATCCAAAGACGAAAAAGCATCTATCAGAGGTCgtctttttgaaatgatCGATGAACAAAATAATCAACTTTGTATCCAAAATGCTCAAGCCGCAGCAAGGATCGCAAGACTAGACTTTCCTGTAGAATGGCCAAACTTATTTGAAGAtctagaaaatttattgaacaACGAGGTTATTAGAAAAGACTCAACTAAGATTTATAATATATTGATGCATATTAACCAAATCGTTAAAGTACTGGGTACGGCAAGAATAGGAAGGTGCAGACCTGCGATGCAAAGTAAAGTTCCTTTGATATTTCCGCTGATCGTAAGAGTCTATTTACAGTCGTTCGAAGATTGGACGACATCCTCAAATCTTGACTATGAGAATCTCTCAAGTTTACAGGTCTCTTACCTATCTTTAAAAGTGTTAAGAAGGATAATTTGTGAAGGGTATGAACGCCCACAAACTGATCAGTCCGCTTGTGACTTTATTAAGCTATCTGTTTCGCACTTTGAAATGTTAATTTCGAACCACGAaaacttcaagaaatttgatATTTACGAAAAGTTCATCAAATGCCTGGGTAAGCTATACTTCAATTTAGTTACTGGATCTCCCGCCAATTTTATATTACTCCCATGCTCTACCCAAATTCTAATTACTTATACCAGattaatttttgataaggcTCCAAAAGTATATAGAGAGAACTCCGACGTTACAGGGGACTTTTGGGAACAAACTGCTATCAGAGGGcttttgatattgaaaagggTTATCAATTTCATTCACAAAAAAGGTGCAATTACCTTAAAAGCAAGAAGTGATAAACTCACCATAGATGCTTCTATTAACAAAATAAACACAGAGTTCTTGAATGAGAATTTGGTAACAAGGTTAGTTGATACTCTAATGGAATGGTATTTGAGATTAAGACCGACTGAATTAGAAAACTGGTTTATGGATCCAGAAGAATGGATAAACGAACAAATGGCTACCAGTTATGAATATCAAATTAGACCTTGTGCAGAAaatgtttttcaagatttaaTAAATACTTTTTCTGAATTGCTGGTTCCATatttattaaaaaaaattgaaaatgatgcttcaaaattatcaaactCACTCGACGACTTTTTGAGGAAAGATGCAATCTACGCAAGTTTTCAATTAAGTGCATCCGCTGTTAGCGAAATGGTAGATTTCGACAGATTACTGGTCCAAGTTTTTTTGCCTGAAGCTACAAATACAAACATATCAGGCGATGAGTTGAAGATAATCAGAAGGAGAGTTGCTTTAATTATCAATGAATGGTCTACCGTGAAGTGTTCGGAGCAATCTAAGGGTTTATGCTACAAGCTATTCACCAATTTCCTAGCGAACGAAGACGATAAAGTTGTCTTATTAACCACAGTTCAAACCATAAGAACAATGGTCGATGATTGGAATTTCAATAAGGATACTTTCCAGCCATTTTTAACTGAAAATGTTCACTTGCTGTTAAGAAAAATCCTACCGTCGGTATCATTAACTGAAACAAGACTCTATGTTTTGAATACTTTGAGTGATATTATAATTCAAACAAAGCCGCTGATCAACAGAGATCTACTGGTCGA
Proteins encoded in this window:
- the COX11 gene encoding Cox11p (similar to Saccharomyces cerevisiae COX11 (YPL132W); ancestral locus Anc_8.641); its protein translation is MIGRSLIAKPTHPLVRAFVGSSSRFIPCTLALRRVIPRSILSRGYSVDSEATKRTFDISKLTRSEIQQLRELKRARERKYKDRTVAFYFSSVAILFLGLAYAAVPLYRAICARTGFGGIPITDRRKFTDDKLIPVDTEKRIRISFTSEVSQILPWKFVPQQREVFVLPGETALAFYKAKNYSDKDIIGMATYSIAPGEAAQYFNKIQCFCFEEQKLAAGEEIDMPVFFFIDPDFASDPAMRNIDDIILHYTFFKAHYGDGTAVSDSKKEPEMTSDEKAASLVNAAILSPEVINARKDKPN
- the RPL5 gene encoding 60S ribosomal protein uL18 (similar to Saccharomyces cerevisiae RPL5 (YPL131W); ancestral locus Anc_8.639), with product MVFQKDAKSSAYSSRFQTPFRRRREGKTDYYQRKRLVTQHKAKYNTPKYRLVVRFTNKDIICQIISSTITGDIVLAAAYSHELPRYGITHGLTNWAAAYATGLLIARRALQKLGLDETYKGVEEVEGEYELTEAVEDGPRPFKVFLDIGLQRTTTGARVFGALKGASDGGLYVPHSENRFPGWDFESEEIDPELLRSYIFGGHVSQYMEELADDDEERFSELFKGYLADDIDADSLEDIYTSAHEAIRADPAFKPTEKKFTKEQYAAESKKFRQTKLSREERVARVAAKIAALAGQ
- the SPO19 gene encoding Spo19p (similar to Saccharomyces cerevisiae SPO19 (YPL130W) and YOR214C; ancestral locus Anc_8.634), yielding MRKQILLVAAQSILCSTVFGERTNAGLSTEELGGDSILYFNEEPIVVEIDKNSIDKKALEHLANTRNVVLTDLPETLEFIDVNEYAKIKAKSDMLLEYINEYEFDDFEGSSEGGLDEEEEEDLIYDFNVQAKDTDKFNKNVYEAVIEKDIVDVYDNNLTNSTTIESSTTIDAYKTFHSYVASSTPYSNVSISDEDYDNAGAYLTPTTVALAVMLTILLFIQTY
- the TAF14 gene encoding TATA-binding protein-associated factor TAF14 (similar to Saccharomyces cerevisiae TAF14 (YPL129W); ancestral locus Anc_8.633), with the translated sequence MVATVKRTIRIKTQQHILPDVPPVENFPVRQWSIEIVLLDEEGKEIPATIFDKVVYHLHPTFANPNRTLTDPPFRIEEQGWGGFPLDISVFLLEKAGERKIPHDLNFLQESYEVEHVIQVPLNKPLLSEELAKSGSVEETTANANTAGKRKTTTSTNTEPKAKRAKTGSASTVKGSVDLEKLAFGLTKLNEDDLVGVVQMVTDNKTPEMNVTNNVEEGEFIIDLYSLPEGLLKSLWDYVKKNTE
- the TBF1 gene encoding Tbf1p (similar to Saccharomyces cerevisiae TBF1 (YPL128C); ancestral locus Anc_8.630), producing the protein MDSQLPNNNESMNRFNDIIQSLPARTRLTICSLCLLDNISTQLLRFLILNANSPNIIAVLTDQTAFLSSGETEIFQTLVKLFKQIRMIYHTRSPLLSVHDVAPGLWFPNSPPPLILRGHEAFIITAIRKANLLIFLLTSLNCLNYGFELLQSIFLDIFCPNTNTVGNNSLEQSGKFLKSQAILYLDLKTQAYIAGLKEFQDETNEISLVKKQELLDLIFPSNLADILVQRRTGDSGDVALLTPSEKDFVERCDRRRENLKIVQDFNSLTQSYEWAQFIRELLDYCNKNMGLIIWGRKGRGKSPLYDYDANEFDPQVLFSTGTRTLDFMDDQSQPNNASAFLSSARPSHYDSQASSTDAPSKNPAITQSIVDAAVAASMSNSGSGPNSAHNNGNGSNNNGSIGLRKPKAKRTWSKEEEEALVEGLKEVGPSWSKILDLYGPGGKITENLKNRTQVQLKDKARNWKLQYLKSGKPLPEYLIKVTGNLEKIYKAKKKFSQSPNSSTIMEPNLSQRPSSGASTTHDGAQAHQDNSHAQNNDNMPSNGLFGSSTSDNTGFDPHLEDGM
- the HHO1 gene encoding histone H1 (similar to Saccharomyces cerevisiae HHO1 (YPL127C); ancestral locus Anc_8.629) gives rise to the protein MAPKKTSTKTMNKGKKPATSKGKEKPIIKTAVKKVAAKKEEPSSKSYRELIMEGLTTLKERKGSSRPALKKFIKENYPIVGSSSNFDLYFNNAIKKGVEVGDFEQPKGPAGALKLAKKKSPEVKKGKDTSPKPKAAAAAAAAVTTTTASKMKTASKKQAPKKVVKKKSPIVATKKASSPSSLTYKEMILKSMPELNDGKGSSRIVLKKYVKDTFLSKLKASPNFDYLFNSAIKKCVENGELVQPKGPSGVIKLSKKKAKLST